The following proteins are co-located in the Palaemon carinicauda isolate YSFRI2023 chromosome 3, ASM3689809v2, whole genome shotgun sequence genome:
- the LOC137635190 gene encoding tigger transposable element-derived protein 1-like, whose translation MKEKLQVMWRTNAKAWVMRHFFTEWVNLCFDLAVKKYLAEKSMPMECLLVLDNAPGHPPGLKEDILDEYRFIKVFHFPPNTLPLLQPIDQVISNFKKLYTKHLFKKCFHVTDNTNLTLRELLKEHFSIVHCLKIIDNAWLGITRRTLNSAWKKLWLASVTESDFKGFNTADLDEPKPIVVDEIVSLGKSMWLEVDEADVNDLVEEHQEELTTQELIELQEMQHLGVLQELSREEEVEEEDHLSTKEIRDMVAKWQEFSDFMEKRHLDKLACGRALALCDDTCIYGTPAISSATAE comes from the exons ATGAAAGAAAagctgcaagtgatgtggcgcactaatgctaaggcttgggttatgcggcatttcttcacagaatgggttaatctgtgctttgacctggcagtcaaaaaatatttggccgagaaaagcaTGCCAATggaatgtctcctggtcctcgacaatgcccctggtcaccctcctggtctcaaagaggacattcttgatgagtacaggtttATCAAGGTCTTTCATTTCCCGCCTAACACcctgccactcctccagcccatagaccaagtaatttccaactttaaaaaactgtacacgaagcatttgttcaagaaatgcttccatgtcacagacaacaccaacctcacccttcgtgaattgtTGAAGGAACATTTCAGTATCGTCcattgcttgaaaattattgacAATGCATGGCTGGGTATCACACGAAGAACTCtaaattcagcatggaagaaattgtggctagCTTCCGTCACTGAGAGCGACTTTAAAGGGTTCAATACAGCAGACCTTGATGAACCCAAgcctattgtggtggatgaaatcgtgtctcttggaaagtccatgtggcttgaggtagatgaggcagacgtgaacgaccttgtcgaggagcatcaggaagagctcacaacacaggaattgatcgagctccaggagatgcaacatttggGGGTGTTGCAGGAACTCAGTagagaggaggaggtggaagaggaggaccacctttctacgaaggaaatcagagacatggtagcaaagtggcaggagttttctgattttatggaaaagaggcacctggacaagttggcgtgtggccGTGCATTAGCCttgtgtgacgacacttgt ATATATGGGACACCAGCTATATCCTCTGCTACTGCAGAGTGA